In Prescottella soli, a genomic segment contains:
- a CDS encoding ribokinase, whose translation MSAHRVVVVGSINMDLVTSTPRLPAPGETILGASFTTTPGGKGANQAIAAAKAGADVVFVGAVGDDTFALDLRQALVDAEVDAERLREVSGPSGIAAITVDGDGQNSIIVVPGANARVTALTADELDAVTNTDVLLCQLEIPLGTVTAAARHAAKSGTTVMLNPSPAQSLPPELLESVDVLIVNETEERQLGEDALAAVRHVVTTLGAAGARYRGPDGERLSVDSPTVDAVDTTGAGDAFAGALASAWSRGPHAALTFACAAGALTATRPGASAASPTRKEIDVLLAESD comes from the coding sequence ATGTCCGCTCACCGAGTCGTCGTCGTCGGCAGCATCAACATGGATCTGGTGACATCCACCCCGCGCCTGCCCGCTCCCGGCGAGACGATCCTCGGGGCGTCGTTCACCACGACACCGGGCGGCAAGGGCGCCAACCAGGCGATCGCGGCCGCGAAGGCCGGCGCCGACGTGGTGTTCGTCGGCGCCGTCGGCGACGACACGTTCGCGTTGGACCTGCGGCAGGCGCTCGTCGACGCGGAGGTCGACGCCGAGCGGCTGCGTGAGGTGTCCGGACCCAGCGGCATCGCCGCGATCACGGTCGACGGGGACGGCCAGAACTCGATCATCGTGGTGCCGGGCGCCAACGCCCGTGTCACCGCCCTGACCGCCGACGAACTCGACGCCGTCACGAACACCGATGTCCTGCTGTGCCAGTTGGAGATTCCGCTCGGCACGGTGACGGCCGCCGCCCGTCACGCCGCGAAGTCGGGCACCACCGTGATGCTCAATCCGTCACCGGCCCAGTCTCTTCCACCGGAGCTACTGGAGTCTGTCGACGTCCTCATCGTCAACGAGACCGAGGAACGGCAGCTCGGCGAGGACGCCCTGGCGGCGGTACGGCACGTCGTGACGACACTGGGCGCCGCCGGCGCGCGCTACCGCGGACCGGACGGCGAACGACTGAGCGTCGACTCCCCCACCGTCGACGCGGTCGACACCACCGGCGCGGGTGACGCGTTCGCAGGAGCGCTGGCCTCCGCGTGGAGCCGTGGCCCCCACGCGGCGCTGACGTTCGCCTGCGCGGCCGGCGCGCTCACCGCGACACGGCCCGGCGCGAGTGCGGCCTCCCCGACGCGCAAAGAAATCGACGTTCTGCTGGCCGAGAGCGACTGA
- a CDS encoding SDR family oxidoreductase, producing the protein MATYVLTGAASGLGAATKARLEADGHRVIGVDLHDTDVTVDLSTAEGRAAAIEQVTELAGGKIDGFVPFAGLAAAAGRPARLLIAVNYFGAIELLEGLRPLLAKGESPSVILISSNSTTSQPNWPVDLAEACLAGDEEAANAVADGFGDFAALQAYPATKAALAYYARTRSAEYIKEGIRLNAIAPGLIDTPMTQEGRKDPLTGEAMEQFLGTIPAGRGGRPEEVASLVAYLLGPESTYFVGSVVFVDGGTDAAFRGKDWPKVWQIDM; encoded by the coding sequence ATGGCTACCTACGTCCTCACCGGCGCAGCCTCCGGGCTCGGCGCGGCAACCAAGGCGCGACTGGAGGCCGACGGCCACCGCGTCATCGGCGTCGACCTGCACGACACCGACGTGACCGTGGACCTGAGCACCGCAGAGGGACGTGCCGCGGCCATCGAACAGGTGACCGAGCTGGCGGGAGGAAAGATCGACGGCTTCGTGCCGTTCGCCGGGCTGGCTGCCGCCGCCGGCCGCCCGGCGCGGCTGCTGATCGCGGTCAACTACTTCGGCGCGATCGAGCTTCTCGAGGGCCTGCGGCCGCTGCTCGCCAAGGGCGAGAGCCCGTCCGTGATCCTGATCAGCTCGAATTCGACCACCAGCCAGCCGAATTGGCCCGTGGACCTCGCGGAGGCATGCCTGGCCGGTGACGAGGAGGCCGCGAACGCGGTGGCCGACGGTTTCGGTGACTTCGCCGCGCTCCAGGCGTATCCGGCGACGAAGGCGGCGTTGGCGTACTACGCGCGGACGAGGTCGGCCGAGTACATCAAGGAGGGAATCCGGCTCAACGCCATCGCCCCCGGCCTCATCGATACCCCGATGACGCAGGAAGGGCGGAAGGATCCGCTGACCGGTGAGGCGATGGAGCAGTTCCTGGGCACCATCCCCGCGGGCCGCGGTGGCCGGCCGGAAGAGGTCGCCTCGCTCGTGGCGTACCTGCTCGGGCCGGAGTCGACCTACTTCGTCGGCTCGGTCGTCTTCGTCGACGGAGGCACGGACGCCGCGTTCCGCGGCAAGGACTGGCCGAAGGTGTGGCAGATCGACATGTGA
- a CDS encoding acetyltransferase, producing MNASKDPVLRPCRGAEEWPALVRIWRSAVDATHDFLTAEDVDFYRSRMVSDYLPAVDLAVAEVDGTPAGFSGLVDNSLEMLFVADAQRGQGVGSALLRRAVADHPDLHLDVNEQNPQAVGFYERHGFVVTGRSATDADGRPFPILHMGRPTT from the coding sequence ATGAACGCATCGAAGGATCCGGTCCTGCGCCCGTGCCGCGGGGCCGAGGAGTGGCCGGCGCTGGTCCGCATCTGGCGCAGCGCGGTCGACGCCACCCACGACTTCCTCACCGCCGAGGACGTCGACTTCTACCGGTCACGGATGGTCAGCGACTATCTGCCCGCGGTCGACCTGGCCGTAGCGGAGGTCGACGGCACCCCGGCGGGCTTCTCGGGCCTCGTCGACAACTCCCTGGAGATGCTGTTCGTCGCCGACGCGCAGCGCGGTCAGGGCGTGGGATCGGCGCTCCTGCGGCGGGCGGTCGCCGACCACCCCGATCTGCACCTCGACGTCAACGAGCAGAATCCGCAGGCCGTCGGGTTCTACGAGCGCCACGGGTTCGTCGTCACGGGCCGCTCGGCCACCGACGCCGACGGGCGGCCGTTCCCGATCCTGCACATGGGACGCCCGACGACGTGA
- a CDS encoding DUF4240 domain-containing protein, translating into MTQGADVDWFWDVIEESSRSRDRLREILGRLPKDHVYTFQDLFLDFAAELQDEPYRSVLGPDESEDGLEDAAHWVVSQGRAKYEAVLAEPSLMPSHVDVGDPANLGGLAYEVYHHRFGEPLDLV; encoded by the coding sequence GTGACCCAGGGTGCGGACGTCGACTGGTTCTGGGACGTAATAGAGGAGTCCTCGCGGAGCCGCGACCGCCTTCGCGAAATTCTCGGACGACTCCCGAAGGACCACGTCTACACATTCCAAGATCTGTTCCTGGATTTCGCCGCCGAACTACAGGACGAGCCGTATCGATCCGTCCTCGGGCCCGACGAGTCCGAGGACGGGCTGGAAGACGCGGCGCACTGGGTCGTCAGCCAGGGGCGCGCGAAATACGAGGCGGTTCTCGCGGAGCCGAGCCTGATGCCCTCACACGTCGACGTCGGTGATCCGGCCAACCTCGGCGGGCTCGCCTACGAGGTCTACCACCACCGGTTCGGGGAGCCGCTGGACCTGGTCTAG
- a CDS encoding helix-turn-helix domain-containing protein, with protein sequence MLEVSMAEDKPPHDSDRAGSPPTDRVIAIVELMAGRSDPISIKEIAAILELSRSTTTLIMTSLERAGWVARRADRRYVLGSGLIGVTDAIRHAFPALADERVLDELAERAGCGVALALIGATEATFVGIARLASDVPTAVRVGTRLPLRAPMGTAVLAHRSTAQQRAWLATAPAETRASLEAALAQARETGVVVYELGHTDPLVLSLIGEVVGLLSERPRRDALGTRALELLGELGGPPYESSALDSDEPLSVSYLSAPVFDRGNRAVYDLQLGPLQPRVGKAERDRLIAEVKQAAAELGYAGGAP encoded by the coding sequence ATGTTAGAGGTGTCGATGGCCGAGGACAAGCCCCCTCACGATTCCGATCGGGCCGGGTCACCGCCGACGGATCGAGTGATCGCGATCGTCGAGCTGATGGCGGGCAGGTCGGATCCGATCTCGATCAAGGAGATCGCCGCGATTCTCGAGCTGAGCAGGTCGACGACGACGCTGATCATGACGTCGCTGGAACGAGCGGGATGGGTGGCCAGACGGGCGGATCGGCGGTACGTGCTCGGCTCGGGTCTCATCGGCGTGACCGACGCGATCCGCCACGCATTCCCGGCGCTCGCCGACGAGCGCGTACTCGACGAACTGGCCGAGCGCGCGGGATGCGGTGTCGCACTGGCTCTCATCGGCGCCACCGAGGCGACGTTCGTCGGAATCGCCCGCCTCGCCAGTGACGTCCCCACCGCGGTACGCGTGGGGACCCGGCTGCCCCTGCGCGCGCCGATGGGGACCGCCGTGCTCGCGCACCGGTCCACCGCGCAGCAACGGGCATGGCTCGCCACCGCGCCGGCGGAGACGAGAGCATCGCTCGAAGCCGCGCTCGCCCAGGCACGCGAAACCGGCGTGGTGGTCTACGAGCTGGGGCACACCGATCCGCTCGTGCTCAGCTTGATCGGCGAGGTCGTGGGCCTGCTTTCCGAACGTCCACGGCGGGACGCCCTGGGGACGAGGGCCCTCGAACTCCTCGGTGAGCTCGGTGGGCCGCCGTACGAGTCGAGTGCGCTCGACTCCGACGAGCCGCTGTCGGTCAGCTATCTGAGCGCTCCCGTGTTCGATCGCGGCAACCGCGCCGTCTACGACCTCCAGCTCGGACCGCTGCAACCACGCGTCGGCAAGGCCGAGCGGGACCGCCTCATCGCGGAGGTCAAGCAGGCCGCGGCGGAACTCGGCTACGCCGGCGGAGCACCGTGA